CTCTGAAGGAAACACGACCCGACAATTCGTCGGGGGCAAGCCCGGCGAGCGCCTGCGCAAAAGCTGGAAACGTCTCCGCGAGGTCCTGCAGATTGTGCTGATGGCCGATCGCCGTCGGCGTCAGCGCACTTTTATCCTCTCTGCCAAGTTCGTACGTGGCACCGGTCAGCGCTGATCCGTCTCCATGGGAGATGAGGTAAGGACCAGCAACAAGAGCGTGGGATTGCCGGGGCAAGGTGCCTACTGCCAGGTTTGTAATTTGGCCAAGCACCGGCTCAAGGGGTAGCCAGCGTGTCTCAGGAAACGTGGAGAGCCCCGGACCATTTGCAAGCACCAGAATGTCTGCAGCGTTCGCAGTAAGGTCGTTTATGTGCCAACGCTCCTCTTGGTTTGAAAGGGTACCTGCTGTGACTGGGTCAACGTCAATTTCTTGCGTGAGATAGGCGAGGAGACCGGCTGGGTCGACAACACCGGCGCGGGGAAACAGAAAGGCAGGGAAACCTGTTTCAAATCCTGCGACCTCCCTCAAACCATCTGCAGGAATGAATTCCAGGTGGCCCTCTGGCAAAGGCGCGCGGGCAGCAATTTTTTCAAAACGGGCCGCCTCAGCATTCGTGCGTGCAAACTGCAAAACACCTCTTGGGTCAAAAAAGGGAGTGGAAGCAGTTTGTTGCAGGTTCTGCATTTCACGCTCAGCGTAAAGATAGGCCGCGATATGGAAATCATCTTCTGGTGTGGGCTTGACCGAAAAGCGGGGCATGAAGAGCGCGGCCGGATTGCCTGAGGCGCCTGCACCAACGCCGTCTCCGTCCACGACCCGAACCGACATACCTTTGCGTTTCAGCGCATGGGCGGTCGCAGCGCCGGCAATCCCCGCCCCAACGACCAGGGCGGACGTGGGATTTGATGTGGGTGGGATGCGATACCATGGCTTGGTCTCGACGCGTGCAGGCGCTGCCGTCATGCGACCCACAAGCATCTCCCGTTTGCGCCCGAAGCCTTTCATTTTCTGAACGTCGAACCCGTGTGCGGCAAGTCCTCTGCGCACAGCCCCCGCTGCTGTGAATGTCGCGAAAGTTGTGCCGGTACGCGACAGCCGAGCGACTTCAGACAAGACAGAGTCTGACCACATGTCAGGATTGCTTGCCGGAGAAAACCCATCGAGAAACCATGCATCAACCTGTGCCTCAAGCTGGCTCAAGGCAGGGAACGCTTCATCTTCACAAAGCGTCAGAGAGACATTCTCCGACAGATGGAGCAGGTGAGTACCGACATGCGGTGCGGGATAGCGAGCCAAAAGCTCCGCCGCGAGGGGCGCAAGTGAGGGCCATTTCTCCAGCGCCTGGGATAATTGCTCAGCGCTGAGCGGAAAACCTTCAACAGAGACGAAGTGGAGATGTTGATCCGGCGACCGGGTTTCCTGCCACCGCGCCCAGGTCGTCAGGAAGTTGAGGCCTGTCCCGAAGCCTAGTTCTCCAATTGTGAAATGGGCTCGGTTGGCCCAGGCATCCGGCAGATGATTGCCCTGCAGAAATACATGTGCTGTCTCCGCCAGACCGTCCTCACTGGAGAAGTAGATGTCCTCAAATCGAGTTGACTGCGGACTGCCGTCAGCGCGCCAGGTGATGTCGGCAGACGGCAAGCGGGTCATGGGTGTCAGTTAGGCGCCGCGCCGGCTCGGTGCGAAAGGATGGGTGCTGGACAGGCCGCCGCAAACAGGGATCGCTTGCCCGTTTACGTAAGAAGCCTCATCGCTTGCCAGGAAGAGTGCCATATTTGCGATCTCTTCCGGGTGGCCATAGCGGGCCGTCGGATTGAGCTGCCCGATCTTCCCCTCGCTGCCGCGTGCCCGCGCTCCTTCAAAGAGCGGTGCGGTCATGCCTGTTTCGATGAGCCCCGGACAAATCGCATTGACCCGCACACCTGTGCCATAGAACTGATTGGCAGCGGTTTGTACGAGGCTGATGACCCCGGCTTTTGAGGCCGAATAGGGCGTGTTGCCAGCATTTGCACGAAGCCCAGCCACGGAGGCCGTGCAGACAATGGAACCTTTGCCCTGCTTGATCATGTGCTCAGACGCATGCTTGATCGCGAGGAACGGCCCGATGAGATTGACCCGGAGGATTTCTTCCCACATTGCGGGCGTTTGGTCCTGAATGGGGACCAGCCCACCGCTCACGCCAGCATTGGCATAGATGGCATCTATGTTGCCATATTCCGACACACAAAAGTCGACAAAGCCTTTGACTGCATTCTCATCGCCCACATCCGCGGCGACGGTTTTGATGGTGCCACCTTTGGCACGAACCATTTCAGCAGTTTCATCAACGGCGCCTTCAACCCGATCAACTGCAATGAGGTTTGCACCTTCACGTGCAAAGATCAGTGCACTTGCTCGGCCGATACCACTTCCAGCACCAGTGATAATTGCGTTTTTGCCTGCCAGTCTCGACATCGTAAGGCCCCTCATTGAGAATCGATATGGCGCTAAGTCTACTGCAAGCAATCCGTTTGCGCAGGAAAACAGTTTTGCGCAAATACAACAAAAAAACGGCCCCATTTGGAATATAGGGGCCGTTTTGATTAAATCCTGATCTAAGGACTTAGAAGTCTTTGCCTGCGGTCACGGCCCACGCCACCGATCCGGTCTCACCATCGATTGAGCCTGAGCTTCCGATCGCCGGGGCATCGTCGATGGGCGGTGTACAGTTTTCTGGCTGATCACCTGCTGTCGTGCAGATTGAGTTGCCGTCAACGCGC
The DNA window shown above is from Parvibaculaceae bacterium PLY_AMNH_Bact1 and carries:
- the mnmC gene encoding bifunctional tRNA (5-methylaminomethyl-2-thiouridine)(34)-methyltransferase MnmD/FAD-dependent 5-carboxymethylaminomethyl-2-thiouridine(34) oxidoreductase MnmC (Derived by automated computational analysis using gene prediction method: Protein Homology. GO_function: GO:0004808 - tRNA (5-methylaminomethyl-2-thiouridylate)-methyltransferase activity [Evidence IEA]; GO_function: GO:0016645 - oxidoreductase activity, acting on the CH-NH group of donors [Evidence IEA]; GO_process: GO:0008033 - tRNA processing [Evidence IEA]), which encodes MTRLPSADITWRADGSPQSTRFEDIYFSSEDGLAETAHVFLQGNHLPDAWANRAHFTIGELGFGTGLNFLTTWARWQETRSPDQHLHFVSVEGFPLSAEQLSQALEKWPSLAPLAAELLARYPAPHVGTHLLHLSENVSLTLCEDEAFPALSQLEAQVDAWFLDGFSPASNPDMWSDSVLSEVARLSRTGTTFATFTAAGAVRRGLAAHGFDVQKMKGFGRKREMLVGRMTAAPARVETKPWYRIPPTSNPTSALVVGAGIAGAATAHALKRKGMSVRVVDGDGVGAGASGNPAALFMPRFSVKPTPEDDFHIAAYLYAEREMQNLQQTASTPFFDPRGVLQFARTNAEAARFEKIAARAPLPEGHLEFIPADGLREVAGFETGFPAFLFPRAGVVDPAGLLAYLTQEIDVDPVTAGTLSNQEERWHINDLTANAADILVLANGPGLSTFPETRWLPLEPVLGQITNLAVGTLPRQSHALVAGPYLISHGDGSALTGATYELGREDKSALTPTAIGHQHNLQDLAETFPAFAQALAGLAPDELSGRVSFRAQVPDRVPFAGPAPIEGGYLTAYERLRHGDRFAAYPPAPVHPGLFLLGGLGARGFTTGLLLGELLAAQITGAPLPLPRDLAEAVHPARFIVRTLRKNTA
- a CDS encoding SDR family NAD(P)-dependent oxidoreductase (Derived by automated computational analysis using gene prediction method: Protein Homology.); its protein translation is MSRLAGKNAIITGAGSGIGRASALIFAREGANLIAVDRVEGAVDETAEMVRAKGGTIKTVAADVGDENAVKGFVDFCVSEYGNIDAIYANAGVSGGLVPIQDQTPAMWEEILRVNLIGPFLAIKHASEHMIKQGKGSIVCTASVAGLRANAGNTPYSASKAGVISLVQTAANQFYGTGVRVNAICPGLIETGMTAPLFEGARARGSEGKIGQLNPTARYGHPEEIANMALFLASDEASYVNGQAIPVCGGLSSTHPFAPSRRGA